The DNA segment CTTGCCCGGCCTGGCTCGCCAGGGGGCCAGACAGGCGGACGATGCCGACCCCGCCGCGGCCCTGAGCGGTAGCGATGGCGGCAATGGTTTCACGCACAGTGTTCATGCTCGAAAGCCTCTTACGACAAATTCAACAGACAGATAGCAAAAACGCCCCACGAGGGGGCGTTTTTATTCACAGGCTAGCTTAGCAGCCCGTCAAGCGGCAGCCTTCTTGGCCGCAGCTTCGATGCTACGAGTGATGTACCACTGCTGCGAAATCGACAAGCAGTTGTTCACAACCCAGTACAGCACCAGACCCGCTGGGAACCACAGGAAGAAGAAGGTGAAGATGATTGGCATCATTTTCATCACCTTGGCCTGCATCGGATCCGGCGGAGTCGGGTTCAGGCGCTGCTGGATGAACATGGTCGCGCCCATGATGATCGGCAGGATGAAGAACGGATCCTTGATCGACAGGTCGGTAATCCACAGCAGCCACGGGGCCTGGCGCATTTCTACGCTTTCCAGCAGTACCCAGTACAGGGCCAGGAACACTGGCATCTGCACCAGGATTGGCAAGCAGCCACCCAGCGGATTGATCTTCTCTTTCTTGTATAGCTCCATCATCGCCTGGGACATCTTCTGGCGATCGTCACCGAAGCGTTCCTTCAGCGCGGCCAGTTTTGGCGAAACGGCACGCATGCGCGCCATCGAGCGGTAGCTGGCAGCCGACAGCGGGAAGAACAGGCCCTTGATGAGCATGGTCAGGACGATGATCGACCAGCCCCAGTTACCCAGGATGCTGTGGATATGTTGCAGCAGCCAGAAGATCGGCTGAGCGATGAACCACAGGAAGCCATAGTCGACAGTCAGTTCCAGGCCTGGGGACAACTCTTTGAGCTTGGACTGAATCTTCGGACCTGCGTACAGCATGGCGCTGGTTTCGACTTTACCGCCGGCAGGCACGCTGAGCGCTGGGCCGGTGTAGCCGATGATGTAGTTGCCTTGGCTGTCCTTACGAGTCTGGATAACGTTGTTATCCGACTTGGCAGGAATCCAGGCAGTTACGAAGTAGTGTTGCAGCCAGGCAACCCAGCCGCCGGACACATTTTCTTTCAAACTGCCTTTGTCGATGTCTTTCATCGACACTTTCTTGTACGGCTCGGAAGGCGTCCACAGGGCAGCGCCCAGGTAGGTCGCGGTACCGGTAGCCGTGCTCGACGAAGGATCGGAGCTGGCATCACGCTTGAGCTGGGCGAACATGTTGCCCGACCAGGCTTGAGCGCTTTGGTTGTCGATCAGGTAGCTGACGGTCAGGTCGTACTCACCGCGCTTGAAGCTGAAGCGCTTGATGTAGTTGACGCCGTTCTCGCTGAACTTCAGGTCAACGACCAGCTGCTCCTGGCCATCGGCCAGTTGGAAGCTCTTTTGTTCAGCGGCGTACAGCGGACGACCGGAAGAACGAGCATCCGGCCCATTAACGCCAGTCAGACCACTCTGGGCCAGGTAAACACGCTCGCCACCGTTATCGAACAGCTGGAACGGAATGTCCGGATGGTCCTGGCGACGTGGGTACTTGGGCAGGTTCAGCTGGACGATGTCACCACCGACCGGATCGATAGCCAGTTCAAGGACGTCGGTCTTGACCCGGATCAGGTCCTTGCTGACTGCAACCGGAGCCAGTTCGGCTGGGCTGGATTCAGCATTGGCGCTCGGCACATCGGCGCTGGCGCCGTTGTTACTGCCGGCCGGCACGGTATCGGGCAGGGCCGGGGCAGCGTTGCTGGCAGCAGTATGCTGAGTCGGCAGTGCAGCCTGACCGTAGTCCTGGTTCCATTTGAGGACCAGCACGTAGGCCACGATTGCCAGGGCGACGATCAGGATCGTGCGTTTAATATCCATGATTACTCGGCTATCGAAGAAGTTCGGGAGGAAGGAGCGGGAGGGACGGGATCGAAACCGCCGTCGTTCCACGGATGACAACGCCCCAGGCGACGAACGGCTAGCCACCCACCACGCAACAGG comes from the Pseudomonas urmiensis genome and includes:
- the yidC gene encoding membrane protein insertase YidC — its product is MDIKRTILIVALAIVAYVLVLKWNQDYGQAALPTQHTAASNAAPALPDTVPAGSNNGASADVPSANAESSPAELAPVAVSKDLIRVKTDVLELAIDPVGGDIVQLNLPKYPRRQDHPDIPFQLFDNGGERVYLAQSGLTGVNGPDARSSGRPLYAAEQKSFQLADGQEQLVVDLKFSENGVNYIKRFSFKRGEYDLTVSYLIDNQSAQAWSGNMFAQLKRDASSDPSSSTATGTATYLGAALWTPSEPYKKVSMKDIDKGSLKENVSGGWVAWLQHYFVTAWIPAKSDNNVIQTRKDSQGNYIIGYTGPALSVPAGGKVETSAMLYAGPKIQSKLKELSPGLELTVDYGFLWFIAQPIFWLLQHIHSILGNWGWSIIVLTMLIKGLFFPLSAASYRSMARMRAVSPKLAALKERFGDDRQKMSQAMMELYKKEKINPLGGCLPILVQMPVFLALYWVLLESVEMRQAPWLLWITDLSIKDPFFILPIIMGATMFIQQRLNPTPPDPMQAKVMKMMPIIFTFFFLWFPAGLVLYWVVNNCLSISQQWYITRSIEAAAKKAAA